In Chlorocebus sabaeus isolate Y175 chromosome 2, mChlSab1.0.hap1, whole genome shotgun sequence, the genomic stretch ccttttaaaaaatgatattttttcttttctttttttctgtaaagcatTTTGTAActagaaagcagaaataaatagtacctttcagaaaagaaaaactctgttAGCAAGAACACAGGACTGGTTATGTGAGAAGAGGCATCATTCCTGCAGAAGCCCTATCCTGTATGGAGAAGGACAGGGCTAGGAGAAGGCAAAGGCAGGAAGCAAGGACTCTTGCTCTGCCCTGACTTGGCTAGTAGAGGCAGCGAGGAACTGAAgatcattccttctttctttcctttcctctccacaGGCAGCTCTGCAGGGAAGTCTGTGACTGCCTGGCCAGACTTAGGGCTCACGTTCTGGTCAGAGTCATGGCACCCCAGACTCTGCTGCCTGTCCTGGTTCTCTGTGTGCTGCTGCTTCAGGCCCAGGGAGGATACTATGACAAGATGAGGATGCAGAGTAGGTGATGGGCTGCTGGATGGGTGAGGGGGAGTTGGGTAGGGGGAACGGAGGAGATGTGTCCAGTCTGAGTAGGACTTAGGAGTTGGAACCTTTCTGCATGTCCAGCTCCGGCCACAGTGCTGTGCAGACTCTGGACTGTACCAAACCATGGCCCTCCAACCACTTTACCTGGCCTTGGGATTAGTAATGGGAATGAAGGGGGAACCTACATCTTTTGTTGTTCGCTCCCAATACTTAGAGACAAATGGTACATCCCATAGTGAAAGGTGCACCAGGACTGAGAATCCAATGGGAAAGCAAGACAATTATTCTTTGATTTATGCACATTTGTGAGGAGTAAACATCTAGAAGTGGTTATGAGGGTAGGTGTAGGTGTAGAAATGGGTATAAGTGTAGGGTAAAAAGGACATAGAGCAATGAAAAGTTGGGATATACAGGGCAAAGTTAAGTATATCATCAAAGGAGCCAGGAGAGTGGTGGTGGGAAGGGATACTAGGGACAGTGacagtgaggagaggagagggagggatgaaaGGCAAGTTCATCTTCTTTTCTGGGCTCTGCAAATTCTGGAGAATAGGGGAGGGCTTGGAAATGTCTCAGGCTTCTTTGAGCTCTCAGGGTCAAACTGTAGATTCTATGGGGGCAACTTCACTAAGGTGACTCCTATGGGAGTGACTTCACCGTGATTAATGGGGAGACAGAGTTTTGAATGCAGGTGTATCGTGAGGGTCCAGGAAACCCAGGCATTGAGGTCTACTGGGGTGAGATGCAGAGCAGGGAGACAGAATTTAAGATACTGCCAATCACTAGGATTGGTGATGGGTCGGAAGGAAGTTCCCTGAAGAATCCAGGAGAGTTGTGGTGGTCGGGGGGCCTTGGTTCTGGGGCCATGGAGGAACTCCAAGCTTGAGAAGGGTGCTCTGTAGGTGCATGGTTTCATTGACTCTGCTTCTGCACCATTTCAGGAATCAAGGTCTGTGAGAAGCGACCCAGCATAGATCTATGCATCCACCACTGTTCATATTTCCAAAAGTGTGAAGCAAATAACATATGCTGTTCAGCCTTCTGTGGGAACGTTTGCATGAGCATCCTGTGAGTGGGAGAGTGGGCTGGGATGTGCATCCTGCTCCCTGAACCCTTCCATCCGAGACTGTGCCCACATCCGAAGCGCAACGACATCAAACCATTAGCACAAGAACGTCAATAGGAATGCCACCCTCCCTACTGTCTGAACTCCCTGTCCCTGTCAAATGAACCAGAACAAATGCCCAGGGATCCTGCCTCTTTTGCTGCCACTACAGGTGATCATTGAGAGCCCACTGTAGCCCCCACAGGTGCCCCGCTTGTCTTGTGTCCTGGTCTTCAATTTCTCTCCCTGGTTATGCTTCT encodes the following:
- the WFDC10B gene encoding protein WFDC10B; the encoded protein is MAPQTLLPVLVLCVLLLQAQGGYYDKMRMQRIKVCEKRPSIDLCIHHCSYFQKCEANNICCSAFCGNVCMSIL